The Bacillota bacterium genome contains the following window.
TCATGATCCCATCCGGAAGGCTGATAATTCCGGTCATGCCGCTTTCATCTTTGCAACGCATGAGGGGACCTTGTGGGGATAGGTGGGTTTTTATGCCTTGCGGAATCGTCTCTTTTTTCTTTTGTATGAAATCAAAAGCGGTGCCGGAAATGACACTGCCTGACGGGCGCAGATACAGGATGAGGTTGAGCCTTAATTCTTGGAATGATTTTGTCTGAAGGGAGGAATGAAAATCCTTTTCATTTTCTTTGTCCAGTAAGTCCCTGCTTCTTTCCCTCGCGGCCCAATCGCCTGCGACCATACCGAGGGCTGAAAGGTCGTCGAGCAGGTGGAACTGAGCCTGTTCCACCTTAACACGGACATGCTCCCTTTCGTTTACCGCAAACCCTCTTAGCACGATTCTCTGCGAGGTTATATACAATGTTGCGATCAAACATATTATTACTGCACCAATGATTATAAGGGCCTTTTGTCGCATACCCGGCACTCGGCCTTGCATGGCGCACCTGCTCTGAATGACTTCTCCAATAAGTCAACCGTAATTAACTGTTCTATCGGAAGATGGACACCCTCTCTTTAGGTTTTCGTCGGCTATCAAAATTTCCCTTTAAACAACATATTTTATTAAACGGCATTTTACAACGGTGTTTTCAACAGGTGAGGTGCAGCGCCGCAACGACAAAATTCTGTTCATACAGCTCGTTGTATCTGGCGCAGGCTTCCCCGGTCTGCAGGACGATCAACCGCATGTTCTGCGATTTAAAATACTTTTCCACCTCCGGAAGAACGCGAACCGCCCCGTAGGCGCCCGTCCCCAAAATCACCACCTCGGGTTTCGCCCGCGCCACCTCGCTGAGATCCGCCGTTTCGACCACGTGGCCCTTCTGACGCCACCATGACATAACCCTCTCCGGAAAAATAACGACATCCTCGGTGTACCTCTTCCCGCCGATCACTATCTCGCCGAAAACATAGCCGCTTATCTTCACACTCGATTCCTCCCAAGCAAATACCATAAAAATCATAATCCATGGTTTTGCGGGCGTCAATGTCCCGGGGTTGACGGCCCGACTGTATACGTTCCTGTTTATTTATCGCCGGAGGGACAAAAAGAAAGAAACACCTGCGCCGAAAAGGTGCCTCAAATCTACGGAAGCGTTTACCTGCAAAGAGGTGCCGAACAGTGGAACGAAAAAGGACGGGTTCACGCTGACGTCGGCGGAGGTTTTAAGGATGGGGGAAAAACGGCCGAGCAGTATATCTATCGCCATCCACAGCGTGCCGCAGGCGATACCCGTCGTACCGGGATCGCCGGTACCTAAAGAGGTATGCCACGCGAAACGCGTGATCTTCGCACGGCGCAGTAAATACAAAACGGGTTGTTTGTAACGTCCCAGCCGCCGCGATATATATAGAAACAGGCGAAATAAGTCATTAAATCCTTCAAATAATATATGCCTCTCAGGGTCCTCTCCGGTGGTAACCTCAAATCGTATACCTGAAGCGCCCCCTTCGACGTCCGGTTTAATGGCCGGTTGAGCGATCCGGTACCTTAACAGACCCCAGAAAGCGGATGTCTCGAACATGAACCAGTCTTCATGCCCGCGGCGTCTGTACTCAATGCCTAAGCGCACTCTGCTAAAGGCAAGGAATAAAACCACTATGGTTACAGATACAAGCGCTATTACAACCCACAAGAAACTCAGCACCAACTCGACGTTAGTATTTTCAGCCTAACCCGGACAAGCCGGAATAAAAAGATTGAATCCCCACCGCCTTAAGCGCCTAAATACCTAAAGCCGCCCGCGCCTTTCCCAGGGTATCCGCCGCTACCCGCTGCGCCTTTATCCGTCCCTCGTGCAGCACTTCCTCGACGTAGCCTTTGCGCGCCGTCAGCGCCGCCCGCCGCTCGCGAACAGGCCCCAGGACACCTTCCGTAAGTTGAAACAGACGCTTTTTACAGGGGACGCATCCTATCTTACCGGCGCGGCATTCGGCCTCGATCCCGGCCACTTCGGTGTTGTAGATGGCGTGGTATTTGAACACGGTGCAGACCTCC
Protein-coding sequences here:
- a CDS encoding Mth938-like domain-containing protein translates to MKISGYVFGEIVIGGKRYTEDVVIFPERVMSWWRQKGHVVETADLSEVARAKPEVVILGTGAYGAVRVLPEVEKYFKSQNMRLIVLQTGEACARYNELYEQNFVVAALHLTC
- a CDS encoding DUF2953 domain-containing protein, which translates into the protein MFETSAFWGLLRYRIAQPAIKPDVEGGASGIRFEVTTGEDPERHILFEGFNDLFRLFLYISRRLGRYKQPVLYLLRRAKITRFAWHTSLGTGDPGTTGIACGTLWMAIDILLGRFSPILKTSADVSVNPSFFVPLFGTSLQVNASVDLRHLFGAGVSFFLSLRR